Proteins found in one Choloepus didactylus isolate mChoDid1 chromosome 3, mChoDid1.pri, whole genome shotgun sequence genomic segment:
- the LOC119528821 gene encoding mitochondrial carrier homolog 2-like — protein sequence MADAASQVLLGSGLTILSQPLMYVKVLIQVGYEPLPPTIGRNIFGRQVCQLPGLFCYAQHIASIDGKRGLFTGLTPRLCSGVLGTVVHGKILQHYQECEKVEELGPGNVQKEVSLSFDRVIKETTREMMARSAATLITHPFHVITLRSMVQFIGRESKYCGLCDSIVTIYREEGILGFFAGLIPRLLGDIISLWLCNSLAYLVNTYALDSGVSTMNEMKSYSQVVTGFFASMLTYPFVLVSNLMAVNNCGLAGGSPPYSPVYTSWLDCWCMLQKEGNMSRGNSLFFRKVPFGKTYCCDLRMLI from the coding sequence ATGGCGGACGCGGCCAGTCAGGTGCTCTTGGGCTCCGGTCTCACCATCCTGTCCCAGCCGCTGATGTACGTGAAGGTGCTCATCCAGGTGGGATATGAGCCTCTTCCTCCAACAATAGGACGAAATATTTTTGGGCGGCAAGTATGTCAGCTTCCTGGTCTCTTTTGTTATGCTCAGCACATTGCCAGCATCGATGGGAAGCGTGGGTTGTTCACAGGTTTAACTCCAAGACTGTGTTCAGGAGTCCTTGGAACTGTGGTCCATGGTAAAATCCTACAGCATTACCAGGAATGTGAAAAGGTTGAGGAATTAGGACCTGGGAATGTACAGAAAGAAGTCTCATTATCCTTTGACCGAGTTATCAAAGAGACTACTCGAGAGATGATGGCCCGTTCTGCTGCTACCCTCATCACACATCCCTTCCACGTGATCACTTTGAGATCCATGGTACAGTTCATTGGCAGAGAGTCCAAATACTGTGGACTTTGTGACTCCATAGTAACCATCTATCGGGAAGAAGGCATCCTAGGATTTTTTGCGGGTCTTATTCCTCGCCTCCTAGGTGACATCATTTCTTTGTGGCTCTGTAACTCACTGGCCTACCTCGTCAATACCTATGCACTGGACAGTGGGGTTTCCACCATGAATGAAATGAAGAGTTACTCCCAAGTTGTCACAGGATTTTTTGCCAGTATGTTGACCTATCCCTTTGTGCTTGTCTCTAATCTTATGGCTGTCAACAACTGTGGGCTTGCTGGTGGATCCCCTCCTTACTCCCCAGTATATACTTCTTGGCTAGATTGCTGGTGCATGCTACAAAAAGAGGGAAATATGAGCCGAGGAAATAGCTTGTTTTTCCGGAAAGTCCCCTTTGGGAAGACTTATTGTTGTGACCTGAGAATGTTAATTTGa